A DNA window from Phragmites australis chromosome 11, lpPhrAust1.1, whole genome shotgun sequence contains the following coding sequences:
- the LOC133884548 gene encoding rhomboid-like protein 11, chloroplastic, producing MAQQLLLLLSAPSGTFSKPLPSPSPSSLHWHRLLSVSAVRGVAAGASARRDLLRCRVKRSGLVAELEIAKDKQPRSRRANGIFWILLLNFGLYMADHLFQIQQIKAFYLYHAFPTWYQFVTSTFCHANWNHLSSNLFFVYIFGKLVEEEEGNFALWMSYILTGAGANLISWLVLPTSSVSLGASGAVFGLFTISVLVKMSWDWRKILEVLILGQFVVDKVMEAARATTITGQSYQVNNIAHVSGALIGAALVFLVSRIPFSSNDDSPKATKKSK from the exons ATGGCgcagcagctcctcctcctcctctccgctCCTTCAGGAACCTTCTCGAAGcccctcccttctccctccccctcctccctccaCTGGCACCGTCTACTCTCCGTCTCCGCCGTTCGCGGGGTAGCCGCCGGGGCCTCCGCCCGCCGCGACCTGCTCCGATGCAGAGTAAAGCGTTCAG GCTTGGTGGCGGAGCTGGAGATTGCCAAGGATAAGCAGCCGCGGAGCAGGCGCGCCAATGGCATCTTCTGGATTTTGCTGCTCAATTTTGGGCTCTACATGGCGGACCACTTGTTTCAG ATTCAGCAAATAAAAGCATTCTACCTGTATCATGCTTTCCCTACATGGTACCAGTTTGTGACATCAACATTTTGCCATGCCAACTG GAACCATCTTTCAAGCAATCTGTTTTTTGTATATATCTTTG GAAAGCTtgttgaggaggaagaaggtaacTTTGCTTTGTGGATGTCTTACATTTTGACTGGTGCTGGGGCAAACTTGATTTCATGGTTGGTTCTTCCAACGTCCTCTGTGTCGCTTGGAGCATCTGGTGCTGTTTTTGGCCTTTTCACCATTAGTGTTCTAgttaag ATGTCATGGGACTGGAGAAAGATTCTTGAGGTTCTTATTCTGGGCCAATTCGTTGTAGACAAG GTCATGGAAGCAGCACGGGCGACAACAATCACAGGCCAATCGTATCAAGTAAACAATATTGCTCATGTATCAGGTGCTTTAATTGGTGCTGCATTGGTGTTCCTGGTCAGCAGAATCCCCTTTTCATCTAATGATGATAGTCCCAAGGCAACAAAAAAGAGTAAATAG
- the LOC133884549 gene encoding uncharacterized protein LOC133884549 encodes MVFYFKARPEAGDYTIFMGLDKHENEDLIKYGFPEDIWFHVDKMSSAHVYVRLNKGQTMEDISEGLLEDCAQLVKANSIQGNKVNNIDVVYTPWYNLKKTPSMDVGQVGFHNPKLVRTVKVEKRINEIVNRLNKTKVERRPDLKAEREAVSAAEKAERKVQLRDKKRREEMERLEKEKQAEIRSYKGLMVQEKMTSNKQIASGSKTLQELEEDFM; translated from the exons ATGGTGTTCTACTTCAAGGCGCGGCCTGAGGCCGGCGACTACACCATCTTCATGGGGCTGGACAAGCACGAGAACGAGGACCTCATCAAGTACGGCTTCCCCGAGGACATCTG GTTCCATGTAGACAAGATGTCCTCTGCACATGTATATGTGAGATTGAATAAAGGTCAGACAATGGAAGACATAAGTGAAGGTCTGCTGGAAGACTGTGCGCAGCTTGTTAAAGCTAATTCCATTCAAG GTAATAAAGTCAATAACATTGATGTAGTTTATACTCCATGGTACAATTTGAAGAAGACCCCTTCAATGGATGTGGGTCAAGTTGGTTTTCACAACCCTAAATTG GTTCGGACTGTTAAAGTAGAAAAGCGGATCAATGAGATTGTGAATCGCTTGAATAAGACAAAGGTGGAGCGGAGGCCTGACTTGAAGG CTGAAAGAGAGGCTGTGAGTGCTGCAGAAAAGGCAGAAAGAAAGGTGCAGCTTAGAGACAAA AAACGTAGGGAAGAGATGGAGAGGCTTGAGAAGGAGAAGCAGGCTGAAATCAGGAGCTACAAGGGCCTGATGGTCCAAGAGAAGATGACTTCCAACAAGCAAATCGCGTCTGGCAGCAAGACCTTGCAAGAACTCGAAGAAGACTTCATGTGA